In a single window of the Pseudohongiella acticola genome:
- a CDS encoding DUF6644 family protein: MLQHEFWLNLEYTWLAEQIGATWLFPLFNSLHVISITLMLGALLMLDLRLAGVAARVYPYRLLSRDFLPWIWLAFSVATITGIGLFITRASAHVLNPAFQWKMLLMLMAGVNMLIFHHRSVRLAEGWDRTIPLSIRLAGIASLVLWAGVMLGGRWMGHII; encoded by the coding sequence ATGTTGCAGCACGAATTCTGGTTAAATCTTGAATACACATGGCTGGCCGAACAGATTGGCGCGACCTGGCTTTTTCCTCTGTTCAATTCACTACACGTCATCAGTATCACATTGATGCTGGGGGCACTGCTGATGCTGGATCTGCGCCTGGCTGGCGTTGCGGCACGGGTTTATCCATATCGATTACTGAGTCGGGACTTTCTGCCCTGGATCTGGCTGGCTTTTAGTGTGGCCACCATCACCGGTATTGGCCTCTTTATCACGCGGGCCAGTGCTCATGTACTAAATCCGGCGTTCCAGTGGAAAATGCTGTTGATGTTGATGGCCGGTGTAAACATGTTGATATTTCATCACCGCAGTGTCCGTCTTGCTGAGGGCTGGGACCGCACCATACCCCTGTCAATTCGTCTCGCCGGCATCGCTTCCTTGGTATTGTGGGCCGGTGTTATGCTTGGCGGACGCTGGATGGGACACATAATTTAG